The Clostridium sp. DL-VIII DNA window AAGTAAATGCGTAAATTGTGGTGCATGTATGTCAGCATGTCCATTTGGAGCTATAGAAGATAAGAGTTCAATAGTTAAGATAGTTTATGATTTGATGAGCAAAGGTAATATATATGCTATGGTTGCACCAGCAATAACTGGAGAATTTGGGCCAAAGATAACTTTTGGACAAGTTAAAAATGCAATCAAGGCAGTAGGATTTAAGGATATGATAGAAGTAGCATGTGGAGCAGATGCTGTTACTGTGCACGAAAGTAATGAGTTCGTGGAAAGAATGGAAAGAGGAGACAGCTACATGACAAATTCATGTTGTCCAGGTTTCCTTAGCTATATTGAAAAAATGATGCCAGATCAAGCAGAAAGAATTTCAGGAACTGTTTCACCTATGGTTGCTACAGGAAGATATATAAAATCTAAGGATAAGGATGCAAAGGTTGTATTTGTAGGGCCTTGTACTGCTAAAAAAGGTGAGGCGTTGATAGAATCAATAAAGGATTCTGTTGATTATGTATTGACTTTTGAAGAATTAGTGGCTTTATTTGATGCATTCGAAGTAGACCCAGCAAACTGTGAAGATATAGTAGTTGATGAAGCATCTATTTTTGGAAGAAATTTCGCTGTAGGTGGAGGATTAACTGCGGCTATAGAGAACTATGTTCAAGAAAAAGGTGTTAATATCGAATTTAAACCAGTCAAGGTTTCAGGTGGAGCTGAAATTAAGAAAACTATGACTATGGCTAAAGTAGGAAAATTACCTGGAAACTTTATTGAAGGAATGATGTGTGAAGGTGGTTGCATAAATGGAGCAGCTAAAATTGTATCAGTAATGAAAGCAAAAGCACCTTTCGCAAAGATAAATCAACAAACAACAATTAAGAGTGTGTTATCTAATAAAGCGTTAGAAGAATTCCATGATATAAATTTAGAAAGATAATACAATTTATAAGAAGTTTATATGGGAAGACTATAATATATATGTTGCAATAATAAAATTACACTTAGTATGTTTATAAGCTGTGTAAATATCTAAATGTTAAATGTAGAAAATCAATTGCAACATATATATATTAAAGCTTATAGATATGATAATATAATCTAAAACTTAGTTTTGAATATTTATAGTAATAAATAATTAAAATTGAAGGTGTCTAAAAATAATTAAAGATTATTTTTAGACACCTTCCTTTTATATGGAAGAACTGTGTTTTATGCTTGATTGGATGATTGTTTTTTTGATTTAACAGTTTGTTAAAGTTTTAGGGCTGATGTATTGATATGGCAGGTATAATGGCTAATTAGGAGATGAGAATTTAAAAAATAACTATAGAATAAATAAAATGGAGAAAAATTAAGTAATTAAGACATATTTTAAGATAAAGAGTTATATTCGCTGAAAAGTGGGATATAATATTAGAAGTAATGTTTGAATTATATGGGTATAAAGGATATTATAATTATGTTAGCACTCGACGATGATGAGTGCTAACAGAAAAAAGTAAAGATATTTTATATTTTTAAGGAGGGTTTTTCATGAATATTAAACCACTTGGTGAAAGAGTAGTAATAAAAAAATTAGAGGCGGAAGAAAAGACTAAAAGTGGAATAGTCTTAACTGGCACTGCAAAGGAAAGACCACAAGAAGCAGAAGTGGTTGCAGTAGGTCCTGGAGCTATTGTAGATGGAAATAGAGTAGCGATGGAAGTAAAAGTTGGAGATAAAGTTTTATATTCAAAATACGCTGGTACAGAAGTTAAAGTAGATGGAGACGAATATACTATATTAAAGCAAGATGATATATTAGCAATAGTTGAGTAATTAATTTTTTATTACAAGGCAATTTGAAAGTAAGAAATAAAAAGATATAAATAGCATATAAAAAGGAGAGTGTTATAAGAAATGGCTAAGATGTTAAAATTCGGAGAAGATGCAAGAAGATCTATGCAAATTGGTGTAGATAAGTTAGCAGATACAGTTAAAGTGACTTTAGGACCTAAAGGAAGAAATGTTGTATTAGATAAAAAATTTGGTGCACCATTAATAACCAATGATGGTGTTTCAATTGCAAGAGAAATAGAATTAGAAGATCCATATGAAAACATGGGAGCACAATTAGTTAAAGAAGTTGCAACAAAGACAAATGATGTAGCTGGAGATGGAACTACTACTGCAACTTTATTAGCACAAGCAATTATAAGAGAAGGTTTAAAAAATGTTACAGCAGGAGCTAATCCTATTTTAATAAGAACTGGTATTAAGATGGCTGTAGATAAAGCTGTTGAAGAAATTAAAAAAATCTCTAAGCAAATAGATGGAAAAGAGGATATAGCTAGAGTTGCTGCGATATCAGCTGCTGATGAAGAAGTAGGTAAATTAATTGCAGACGCTATGGAAAAGGTAGGAAATGAAGGCGTTATTACAATAGAAGAATCTAAATCAATGGGAACTGAGTTAGATGTAGTTGAAGGTATGCAATTTGATAGAGGATATGTATCTCCTTACATGGCTACAGATAATGAAAAAATGGAAGCCAATTTAGAAAATCCATATATATTAATAACTGACAAAAAGATTTCAAGCATTCAAGAAATTTTACCAATACTTGAACAAATAGTTCAATCAGGTAAAAAACTATTAATCATTGCTGAAGATATAGAAGGAGAAGCAATGGCAACATTAGTAGTTAATAAGTTAAGAGGAACATTTACTTGTGTAGCTGTTAAGGCACCAGGTTTTGGAGATAGAAGA harbors:
- the groES gene encoding co-chaperone GroES, with the protein product MNIKPLGERVVIKKLEAEEKTKSGIVLTGTAKERPQEAEVVAVGPGAIVDGNRVAMEVKVGDKVLYSKYAGTEVKVDGDEYTILKQDDILAIVE
- the groL gene encoding chaperonin GroEL (60 kDa chaperone family; promotes refolding of misfolded polypeptides especially under stressful conditions; forms two stacked rings of heptamers to form a barrel-shaped 14mer; ends can be capped by GroES; misfolded proteins enter the barrel where they are refolded when GroES binds), with the protein product MAKMLKFGEDARRSMQIGVDKLADTVKVTLGPKGRNVVLDKKFGAPLITNDGVSIAREIELEDPYENMGAQLVKEVATKTNDVAGDGTTTATLLAQAIIREGLKNVTAGANPILIRTGIKMAVDKAVEEIKKISKQIDGKEDIARVAAISAADEEVGKLIADAMEKVGNEGVITIEESKSMGTELDVVEGMQFDRGYVSPYMATDNEKMEANLENPYILITDKKISSIQEILPILEQIVQSGKKLLIIAEDIEGEAMATLVVNKLRGTFTCVAVKAPGFGDRRKEMLQDIAILTGGTVISEELGRDLKETTVDMLGTADSVKVSKENTVIVNGKGESVAIKERIGQIKAQIEETTSEFDKEKLQERLAKLAGGVAVIKVGAATETELKEKKLRIEDALNATKAAVEEGIVAGGGTAYVNVINEVAKLTSDVPDTQVGINIITKALEEPVRQIAANAGVEGSVIIEKVKNSEPGIGYDALHDKYINMIKGGIVDPTKVTRSALQNAASVASTFLTTEAAVADIPAKEPAMPGAPGMGMDGMY
- a CDS encoding 4Fe-4S dicluster domain-containing protein, which translates into the protein MFQFENRLLKLKHEVLTRVAVLAKENKISKEELEKVPYDMIQGDIPNYRDTIEQERDVVLERAKLAAGYKPNGKNGQELINVEDEKQILYVIEEACDRCPTKKFQVTDACRNCVAHKCQSACNFGAITYVDGKAYIDPDKCKECGMCKKACPYDAVAEDMRPCKKSCPTGALSYNAEDLRAEITESKCVNCGACMSACPFGAIEDKSSIVKIVYDLMSKGNIYAMVAPAITGEFGPKITFGQVKNAIKAVGFKDMIEVACGADAVTVHESNEFVERMERGDSYMTNSCCPGFLSYIEKMMPDQAERISGTVSPMVATGRYIKSKDKDAKVVFVGPCTAKKGEALIESIKDSVDYVLTFEELVALFDAFEVDPANCEDIVVDEASIFGRNFAVGGGLTAAIENYVQEKGVNIEFKPVKVSGGAEIKKTMTMAKVGKLPGNFIEGMMCEGGCINGAAKIVSVMKAKAPFAKINQQTTIKSVLSNKALEEFHDINLER